AGAGTTTCCATTTTGATAATACGAAGTATATAATATAGAcaataatatgcattttttaattttagtaactttttttctttaatatggGGCTCATTCCCTATTCGcactactttaattacttttattctccacctctctcttattttattaaatttgcaTTAAAACACGTACCGAACCTATAATGTATATTCTTTtgaaacggatggagtactattttatatCGCTATCAATAATAGTGGATCTATAATAATATAGACAATTAGCCCTAGTAGATCTATAATAATATAGACAATTCGCCCTGGGGCTCAAGCAATTATTCTATTACTACTACTTTCTTGTGACAGAATATTATTCTTATTTGTGTATTTTCTTTTAATCCTTTCGAAAAAACGGTTTCGTTGATGCCAAATCTGATGACCTAACTACCTACTGCCAAGAAAGAATTATCAGGCAAAATTATTAGGGATCTGAATTAATACGATTcacactttttaaattttaaaactgactgttactttactttttttaaaacattCGAATAAATATCATTCCATCGTATCAATCAAAttacacatttttctttttaatttgtcttaaCTAAGatttcacatttttattttataactctctcttcaattaattcactcaactacttttttttctaaatttaattaaatattcaattctCTTTTCTCTACATTTAATACTTTTACACActcattttctcttcaattaacCAACAACTCTTAAAATGACTAAGAAATGTTTCATcttctcctaaaatctcgtgccgactAAAAATGTGTAACCTTAGCcggatggagtactactatgGTGTACTACTATGTGGCTACTAGACCCATTATATAATTTGCACTGAATTCATCATAATAtctaaaagaaaaagtaaacgAAACCGCCCCTTATAAACAGTAAATATGCATACCTTTCCAGAAATGAAAATAAGATTTGTCAATCTGTGAAGTACTATATGACTTCAAGATCGTTCGAAATATAAACGATAAAAGTCATCGAAATCTCGCTATGGTTCGATCCGCAATCATCGAAGTTGTTCAAATCTCAAATCTCCGCAATATTTCCCCACTGATTTCTAAGATCCACACACATAAATTACTCAAAAGAAAAAGATCTATAAGTTATCTAAGCTTTAACGGATCAAATCAACGAGGAAATAGCAGAAAGACAACATCAAGATCAATTCAATTTTCTCGATTCAAATCCTCATCATCACCTTAATTCCATCGAGACGAACAATTGCAACAAGGAATCCTCACATCACGCGCTTACCGGACTTCGGCGGCCGGCGGCGCGTCTTCTCTCGTTTCCCGAAAGCACCGCAGCATCCGAACGCCGAAACCCTAGGCGAAGGCGGTTCGACCGCCGGAGACACCTTTCCGATACGGAATCCCCTTCCGCCGTTGGATCGGCTCCTATCGATCGCCAATCcagcgggcggcggcggcgatttCTTTGCGGCGGTGGCTATTGGAATTGGATCCTCTTTATTCTCCTCCGTGGTGGTGCTGGTGCTGCTCTCCTCCTTCCGCTCGTTCGCGACCTTATTAAACTGGTCGGCGAGGAATTTGTCGTCCCATACGTATCCCGACGAGCCTTGTCGCCGGAACGATATAGCAGATCTCTGCAAGCTCTCCATTACCGACCTCAAGATTTGTCTACAGGTCTAGATATTTGTGTTGGATTGATGAAAACTGGAGTTGTGGTGGTGGGAATTCCGTAGGATTTTTATGAGATTTTTCTCCGAAACTCTTTTGGACTGCGGAGATTTCTTGGTGATGTTTA
This sequence is a window from Salvia splendens isolate huo1 chromosome 5, SspV2, whole genome shotgun sequence. Protein-coding genes within it:
- the LOC121805909 gene encoding MAPK kinase substrate protein At1g80180-like, giving the protein MESLQRSAISFRRQGSSGYVWDDKFLADQFNKVANERKEESSTSTTTEENKEDPIPIATAAKKSPPPPAGLAIDRSRSNGGRGFRIGKVSPAVEPPSPRVSAFGCCGAFGKREKTRRRPPKSGKRVM